From a region of the Calliphora vicina chromosome 4, idCalVici1.1, whole genome shotgun sequence genome:
- the LOC135956891 gene encoding protein THEM6, whose product MGFLIFALILYIIWDVNYFIRCVFTVLAGRLFQSKRKVTDTTTIYGLCTSQDVDIFIRHMNNARYLRELDFARFHFYALTGLYEKVKERHGGAVQGASSVRYRRTIPIFHPYKIQTKLVWWDDKAIYLEQQFITLTDGFVRAVALSKQCITNCNVMDIMKTYQEASKRPEMPEDLKLWLEAIEVSSQKLRKDK is encoded by the exons AtgggatttttaatatttgctctCATCTTGTACATCATCTGGGATGTTAACTACTTTATACGTTGCGTCTTTACAGTATTAGCCGGACGTTTATTCCAAAGTAAACGGAAAGTTACTGACACTACAACAATTTATG GCCTTTGCACCTCCCAAGATGTCGACATATTCATTAGACACATGAACAATGCCCGCTACTTGCGCGAATTAGATTTTGCCCGTTTCCATTTCTATGCCCTTACCGGACTTTATGAGAAGGTTAAGGAACGTCATGGCGGTGCTGTCCAGGGTGCTTCCAGTGTACGTTATCGTCGCACCATACCCATTTTCCATCCCTATAAAATCCAAACCAAATTGGTTTGGTGGGACGATAAGGCCATCTATTTGGAACAACAATTCATTACCCTGACCGATGGTTTTGTACGTGCCGTTGCCTTGTCCAAACAATGCATCACCAATTGCAATGTCATGGATATAATGAAGACCTATCAGGAGGCCTCTAAACGCCCTGAAATGCCCGAAGATTTGAAATTGTGGTTGGAGGCAATTGAGGTGTCTAGTCAGAAATTGCGCAAAGACAAATAG